The following are encoded in a window of Methanobrevibacter ruminantium M1 genomic DNA:
- a CDS encoding MFS transporter, with protein sequence MSNIVDRIGMEKSVILLAAVVSFVTAFLANISVALPLIARELAMSNIIQNWVATIYLLPIAMLSIPLGKLTSKHGLNKSLLAGIILTIIGVIIACFSINSELLLLSRVIQGIGTALINVASMALIVSAVNPETRGQALGLNIAGVYIGLSSAPVIGGLVIYHLGWQSIFYIMLIPLIFSAYLSWSLKDEWTMYDGPIDITGSIIFSIGILLVIYGFTIVNTWLGIVLLIIGLLLLIAFAYFELRVNNPVFDVRLFKNSRFSSSNIASLISYTATFVITYILTYHFQYIMGFDSKFSGMLLIVTPVMMAILAPLSGRLSDRIDPQKLAAIGMGFVTVALTILCFLNESTPLYMILLAMFLQGIGYGLFSSPNTNAIMSSVPKEETSSASASLAAVRVIGQTLSLGMLTVIFAYIMGNVAIVPEYYPLLMESSRLSCIISAVLCVIAVVASLVGLRSDDEYET encoded by the coding sequence ATGTCAAATATCGTTGATAGAATAGGTATGGAAAAATCAGTCATACTCCTTGCTGCAGTTGTATCCTTTGTCACTGCATTCCTTGCAAACATCTCTGTAGCTTTGCCCTTAATAGCAAGGGAGCTTGCAATGAGCAATATCATTCAAAATTGGGTAGCCACAATCTACCTTCTTCCAATTGCCATGCTTTCCATCCCTTTAGGAAAGCTTACAAGCAAGCATGGCCTAAACAAGTCATTGCTTGCAGGAATAATCCTTACAATAATAGGAGTAATCATAGCCTGCTTTTCAATCAACAGTGAACTTCTACTTCTATCAAGGGTAATCCAAGGAATCGGAACCGCTTTAATCAATGTCGCTTCAATGGCATTAATCGTTTCAGCAGTTAACCCAGAAACCCGGGGACAGGCATTGGGACTGAACATTGCTGGAGTCTATATAGGACTCTCATCAGCCCCTGTAATCGGAGGCCTTGTCATCTACCACCTTGGCTGGCAGAGCATATTCTATATAATGCTAATCCCACTAATATTCTCAGCCTACCTGTCATGGTCACTCAAGGATGAATGGACAATGTATGACGGTCCAATAGACATAACTGGATCTATCATATTTTCAATAGGTATTCTTCTAGTAATCTATGGATTCACCATAGTAAACACATGGCTTGGCATAGTTCTATTGATAATTGGTTTACTATTATTAATTGCCTTTGCTTATTTTGAACTTAGGGTCAATAATCCTGTCTTTGATGTGAGACTCTTTAAGAATTCTAGGTTCTCCTCTTCAAATATTGCATCCTTGATTAGTTATACTGCAACTTTTGTAATCACATACATCTTAACTTATCATTTTCAGTATATTATGGGCTTTGACTCTAAATTTTCAGGCATGTTATTAATAGTAACACCTGTCATGATGGCAATTCTAGCACCCCTATCAGGCAGGCTATCAGATAGGATAGATCCTCAAAAGCTTGCAGCAATAGGCATGGGTTTTGTAACAGTGGCACTAACAATCCTATGCTTCCTAAACGAATCAACCCCATTATATATGATTCTACTCGCAATGTTTCTCCAGGGAATAGGATATGGATTGTTCTCTTCACCTAATACAAATGCGATCATGAGCTCTGTTCCAAAGGAAGAGACTTCTTCCGCTTCAGCATCCCTTGCAGCAGTTAGGGTGATTGGACAGACACTAAGCCTTGGAATGCTTACTGTGATATTTGCATACATCATGGGAAATGTGGCAATTGTGCCTGAATATTATCCATTGCTTATGGAAAGCTCTAGATTGTCTTGCATTATCTCTGCAGTATTGTGTGTGATTGCTGTTGTTGCATCATTAGTTGGACTGCGCTCTGATGATGAGTATGAGACTTAA
- a CDS encoding TIGR02710 family CRISPR-associated CARF protein, whose product MKRKEVVLFMTVGTGINPDSNEAGYKKLAKKLYSTLNKIYPNYVIFFASNVSKHTIKYIDALFELDGDEFNEGEDYEIVELNNIDDFNYCFESFEAKIWEYDYLNEKKYQIIMDYTSGTKTMSAAMACCGMLYSRDLISVGGDRSKGEVSAGTEIINYQNLYKIYDKRAIMRIRYNFNTNRFQPCLDVLNYIVDMNIHKDSLVDLCKGYFAWDTMDFSHAYEHLKSIDLNYMEFAEIKNELKKNLNALGIIVNSKSQNLKNCYILACIINNAIRRAEEYKFDDAIARLYRSFELIAQIRLEKYNLMSSDIDIDLLKEKGLRQEFIDELENMREDGKIRIGLIKDYHLLNELDDELGKYFMENESKIKDLTFKRNNSILAHGLDSQSKEDFDKFLELVIGLAKKLDKDMNKFLEETRFAKFDLKLDINNA is encoded by the coding sequence ATGAAAAGAAAAGAAGTAGTACTATTCATGACCGTTGGAACCGGGATCAATCCAGACTCCAACGAGGCGGGATACAAGAAGCTGGCCAAGAAGCTCTACTCAACCTTAAACAAGATATATCCAAACTATGTAATCTTCTTTGCATCTAACGTATCCAAGCACACAATAAAATACATAGACGCGCTATTTGAGCTTGACGGCGACGAGTTCAATGAGGGGGAGGATTATGAGATAGTTGAACTTAACAACATTGACGACTTCAACTACTGCTTTGAGTCCTTTGAAGCAAAGATATGGGAATACGACTATCTCAATGAGAAAAAATACCAGATAATCATGGACTATACCTCAGGGACAAAGACCATGTCAGCTGCAATGGCATGCTGCGGAATGCTCTACAGCCGTGACCTTATCTCTGTCGGAGGGGACCGCTCCAAGGGAGAGGTATCAGCAGGAACAGAGATAATAAACTACCAGAACCTCTATAAGATATATGACAAGAGGGCCATAATGAGGATAAGGTACAACTTCAACACAAACAGATTCCAGCCATGCCTTGACGTATTGAACTATATAGTTGACATGAACATCCACAAGGACTCCCTAGTGGACCTCTGTAAGGGATACTTTGCATGGGACACCATGGACTTCTCCCATGCATATGAGCATCTAAAGAGCATAGACCTTAACTATATGGAGTTTGCAGAGATAAAAAACGAGCTTAAGAAGAACCTTAATGCCTTGGGAATAATAGTAAACTCAAAGTCCCAGAACCTTAAGAACTGCTATATACTTGCATGCATCATAAACAATGCAATAAGGAGAGCTGAGGAATATAAGTTTGACGACGCAATTGCAAGGCTATACAGGTCATTTGAGCTCATTGCACAGATAAGGCTTGAGAAATACAATCTCATGAGTTCTGATATTGATATAGATCTTCTCAAGGAAAAGGGATTAAGGCAAGAGTTTATAGATGAGCTTGAGAATATGAGGGAAGACGGTAAGATTAGGATAGGACTTATAAAGGACTATCATCTTTTAAATGAGCTGGATGATGAGCTAGGCAAGTACTTTATGGAGAATGAGTCTAAGATAAAGGACCTTACATTCAAGAGGAACAATTCCATTTTGGCCCACGGATTGGACTCACAGTCCAAGGAAGACTTTGACAAGTTTTTAGAGCTTGTGATAGGATTGGCCAAAAAGCTTGATAAGGACATGAACAAGTTCCTGGAAGAGACCAGGTTTGCAAAGTTCGACTTAAAGTTGGATATTAATAATGCCTGA